The following coding sequences lie in one Cucurbita pepo subsp. pepo cultivar mu-cu-16 chromosome LG13, ASM280686v2, whole genome shotgun sequence genomic window:
- the LOC111809044 gene encoding probable protein phosphatase 2C 24 isoform X1: MRAHTHIYIYIHIYIYSSTFFHLHIYFYFNSNPIFHRNNMAEICFAGDGEPSPRPKSRPRNSARRTKEFLHHNAAADESASSSSSPSTPPSHQGRKRRGVHHSLRRCKKVDNNVDGVETAKYGVTSVCGRRREMEDTVSLHPCFATYRNQPQIPLHFFGVFDGHGCSHVSVRCENRMHELLKEEIESELGESMEWKTLMQRSFGRMDEEVKEFCHHDEDDGDEDEDEDEDDRNKNTVSCRCKLQTPRQYDTVGSTALVAIVTPHQLIISNCGDSRAVLCRKTSVLPLSSDHKPDRPDELSRIESRGGRVIYWDGARVLGVLAMSRAIGDGYLKPYVISEPEVVEVDRTGEDEFLILATDGLWDVVSNETACDVVRTCMRAPPASTSSLSGSDKTCSDASIVLTKLAMAKHSSDNISVVVIDLRRDVTEL; the protein is encoded by the exons ATGcgcgcacacacacacatatatatatatatacacatctatatatattcttcaacctttttccatcttcatatatatttttattttaattcaaatccCATTTTTCACCGCAATAACATGGCTGAGATATGCTTTGCTGGGGATGGCGAGCCCTCTCCCCGACCAAAATCTCGACCCCGAAACTCGGCTCGCCGGACAAAGGAGTTTCTTCACCACAATGCCGCTGCCGATGAATCTgcttcgtcgtcgtcgtcgccGTCTACGCCGCCCTCGCACCAGGGACGGAAACGCCGCGGTGTTCATCATTCCCTCCGGCGGTGCAAAAAAGTGGATAATAATGTTGATGGTGTGGAGACGGCTAAATATGGGGTCACCTCTGTTtgcggaagaagaagagaaatggaGGACACGGTTTCGCTTCATCCATGCTTTGCTACTTACAGAAATCAACCCCAGATTCCCCTTCACTTTTTTGGGGTCTTCGACGGCCATGGCTGCTCTCAT gtgTCAGTGAGGTGCGAAAATCGAATGCATGAACTATTGAAGGAAGAGATTGAAAGCGAATTAGGAGAATCAATGGAGTGGAAGACATTGATGCAACGAAGCTTTGGGCGTATGGATGAGGAAGTCAAGGAGTTCTGCCATCACGACGAGGACGACGGCGACGAGGACGAGGACGAGGACGAGGACGACAGAAATAAAAATACGGTTAGTTGCAGATGCAAACTCCAGACTCCTCGCCAATACGACACCGTTGGATCAACCGCTTTGGTTGCCATCGTAACGCCCCACCAGCTCATCATCTCCAACTGCGGCGATTCCCGCGCCGTGCTTTGCCGGAAAACTAGTGTCCTCCCCCTCTCCTCCGATCATAAG CCAGATCGACCGGACGAATTGTCTCGTATAGAATCGAGAGGCGGGCGAGTGATTTACTGGGACGGGGCGAGAGTGTTGGGAGTTTTAGCGATGTCAAGAGCCATAGGAGATGGTTATCTAAAACCGTACGTGATATCGGAGCCAGAGGTGGTGGAGGTGGATCGGACCGGGGAGGATGAGTTCTTAATCTTGGCCACCGATGGCCTGTGGGACGTCGTTTCCAATGAAACAGCGTGCGACGTCGTACGAACCTGCATGCGGGCTCCGCCGGCTTCCACATCATCGTTGAGCGGCAGTGACAAAACTTGCTCCGACGCCTCCATTGTGCTGACGAAGTTGGCCATGGCGAAGCATAGCTCAGATAACATTAGCGTAGTGGTCATAGATTTGAGAAGAGATGTCACCGAACTCTAA
- the LOC111809044 gene encoding protein phosphatase 2C 3-like isoform X2: protein MLCYLQKSTPDSPSLFWGLRRPWLLSLRCENRMHELLKEEIESELGESMEWKTLMQRSFGRMDEEVKEFCHHDEDDGDEDEDEDEDDRNKNTVSCRCKLQTPRQYDTVGSTALVAIVTPHQLIISNCGDSRAVLCRKTSVLPLSSDHKPDRPDELSRIESRGGRVIYWDGARVLGVLAMSRAIGDGYLKPYVISEPEVVEVDRTGEDEFLILATDGLWDVVSNETACDVVRTCMRAPPASTSSLSGSDKTCSDASIVLTKLAMAKHSSDNISVVVIDLRRDVTEL, encoded by the exons ATGCTTTGCTACTTACAGAAATCAACCCCAGATTCCCCTTCACTTTTTTGGGGTCTTCGACGGCCATGGCTGCTCTCAT TGAGGTGCGAAAATCGAATGCATGAACTATTGAAGGAAGAGATTGAAAGCGAATTAGGAGAATCAATGGAGTGGAAGACATTGATGCAACGAAGCTTTGGGCGTATGGATGAGGAAGTCAAGGAGTTCTGCCATCACGACGAGGACGACGGCGACGAGGACGAGGACGAGGACGAGGACGACAGAAATAAAAATACGGTTAGTTGCAGATGCAAACTCCAGACTCCTCGCCAATACGACACCGTTGGATCAACCGCTTTGGTTGCCATCGTAACGCCCCACCAGCTCATCATCTCCAACTGCGGCGATTCCCGCGCCGTGCTTTGCCGGAAAACTAGTGTCCTCCCCCTCTCCTCCGATCATAAG CCAGATCGACCGGACGAATTGTCTCGTATAGAATCGAGAGGCGGGCGAGTGATTTACTGGGACGGGGCGAGAGTGTTGGGAGTTTTAGCGATGTCAAGAGCCATAGGAGATGGTTATCTAAAACCGTACGTGATATCGGAGCCAGAGGTGGTGGAGGTGGATCGGACCGGGGAGGATGAGTTCTTAATCTTGGCCACCGATGGCCTGTGGGACGTCGTTTCCAATGAAACAGCGTGCGACGTCGTACGAACCTGCATGCGGGCTCCGCCGGCTTCCACATCATCGTTGAGCGGCAGTGACAAAACTTGCTCCGACGCCTCCATTGTGCTGACGAAGTTGGCCATGGCGAAGCATAGCTCAGATAACATTAGCGTAGTGGTCATAGATTTGAGAAGAGATGTCACCGAACTCTAA
- the LOC111808190 gene encoding uncharacterized protein LOC111808190 yields MQTHNKYSFAFPDKLSAFLLLLPRAAVLLCLLVSSSLLLRSVFSSSPSHRFILPDHISTSPTNISHIVFGIGASVQTWEARSLYTHLWWNPNRYRGFAWLDREPGETKNLVPYRVSESCDGVGYSCTTAAVRMARIVVESYKLGLKNVRWFVMGDDDTVFFTENLVSVLAKYDHNQMYYIGGNSESIEQDQIHSYQMAFGGGGFAISYPLAAQLVNVMDGCLQRYSYFYGSDQRVWACITELGVHLTTERGFHQFDIKGDPYGILAAHPLAPLVSLHHLDRLEPLFPNQTRIDSLNLLMQAYRMDSSRILQQSLCYDRRRKWSVSIAWGYSVQIYPFMVAATDLEIPFQTFKTWRTWSDGPFNFNTRPVNSDPCWRPVVYFLKQAQEVGSRSIKTRYERFVAKEEKVCETIEYARIMAVKDVTVSSTKMDTEQRMKAAQRQCCEIMDRGRNDNIGIRIRKCRNSETITT; encoded by the exons ATGCAGACACACAACAAATACTCCTTTGCATTTCCCGATAAACTATCCGCCTTTTTGCTTCTACTGCCAAGAGCCGCCGTCCTGCTCTGCCTCCTCGTCTCCTCCTCCCTCCTCCTCCGCTctgttttctcttcttctccatccCACCGCTTCATCCTTCCCGACCACATATCCACTTCCCCCACCAACATATCCCACATCGTATTCGGAATTGGCGCGTCTGTTCAAACGTGGGAAGCGCGCAGCCTCTACACCCATCTCTGGTGGAACCCCAACCGGTATCGAGGGTTCGCTTGGCTTGACAGGGAGCCGGGAGAAACCAAAAACCTGGTTCCATATCGGGTGTCGGAGTCGTGTGATGGAGTGGGTTATTCGTGCACGACGGCGGCGGTTCGTATGGCTCGAATTGTGGTGGAGAGTTACAAATTGGGACTGAAAAACGTGAGGTGGTTCGTTATGGGGGATGATGATACCGTGTTTTTCACGGAGAATTTAGTTTCTGTGTTAGCGAAATATGATCACAATCAGATGTACTACATTGGTGGGAACTCTGAGAGCATTGAGCAAGACCAGATTCACTCCTACCAGATGGCCTTCGGCGGCGGTGGATTCGCAATCAGTTACCCACTCGCCGCCCAGTTAGTCAACGTCATGGACGGTTGTCTTCAACGCTACAGTTATTTCTACGGTTCCGATCAAAGGGTATGGGCCTGTATTACCGAGCTCGGCGTGCACCTCACAACAGAACGTGGGTTCCACCAG TTTGATATTAAAGGTGACCCATATGGGATATTGGCAGCGCATCCATTGGCACCACTTGTATCGCTTCATCACCTTGATCGCTTGGAGCCATTGTTTCCTAATCAAACAAGGATTGACTCATTGAATTTACTTATGCAAGCATACCGAATGGACTCATCTCGAATTCTTCAGCAAAGTTTATGCTACGACCGGAGGCGAAAATGGTCTGTCTCCATCGCATGGGGCTACTCTGTTCAGATATATCCTTTCATGGTGGCAGCCACGGACTTGGAGATTCCATTTCAGACGTTCAAGACATGGAGGACCTGGAGCGATGGACCCTTCAACTTCAATACACGTCCTGTGAATTCTGACCCGTGCTGGCGACCGGTTGTTTACTTTTTGAAGCAAGCTCAAGAGGTGGGCTCAAGGAGTATCAAAACCAGATACGAAAGGTTCGTGGCTAAGGAAGAGAAAGTATGCGAGACCATTGAATACGCTCGGATCATGGCGGTGAAAGACGTTACTGTCTCCTCAACGAAGATGGACACAGAGCAACGGATGAAG GCAGCTCAAAGACAGTGTTGTGAGATTATGGATCGGGGAAGGAATGACAATATCGGGATTAGGATTAGGAAATGCAGGAACAGTGAAACAATTACAACATAG
- the LOC111808191 gene encoding uncharacterized protein LOC111808191: MIISWLTHSVEADIAKGIIHAKTAHQVWVDLHDQFSQKNAPAIFQIQNSIATMSQGTMALSTYFTKLKALWDELEAYRTPFTCNQRQIHIDQREEDKLMQLLMGLNQSYKTVRSNILMMSPLPNVRQAYSLLVQEEMQRQVTSEPTEKISIASAVQKKTIYSKFAKDKLCEHCNKSGHTINECRILKFHCNFCDRRGHTEDRCRQKNNSGRTRQDNQHNNRGYRSSANMADVSQLNTEEQSPNSIPNFSSEQLRQIAQALSAINHHPSGNSDNHVNVAGLGYGEDDWLG; the protein is encoded by the exons atgataatatcttggttaactcattccGTTGAAGCAGATATCGCTAAAGGCATTATTCACGCCAAGacagctcatcaagtgtgggttgatcttcacgatcaattctcacaaaagaatgctccagcaatttttcaaatacaaaactcgATAGCAACGATGTCACAAGGAACCATGGCACTGTCaacatatttcaccaagctcaaagcactctgggatgaactggaagcgtaccgcacaccatttacctgtaatcaacgtcaaatacatattgatcaacgcgaagaagacaagttgatgcaaTTGCTCATGGGGCTCAATCAGTCTTATAAaacggtgagatctaacatattgatgatgtctccattacctaatgtgaggcaagcctattcattacttgtacaagaagagatgcagcgTCAGGTAACTTCCGAACCTACTGAGAAAATCTCGATTGCATCAGCagtgcaaaagaaaacaatatattcaaaattcgccAAGGACAAATTGTGTGAACACTGCAATAAAAGTGGTCATACAATCAATGAGTGTCGAATTCTTAAGTTTCACTGTAACttttgtgatagaaggggCCATACAGAAGATCGGTGtcgacagaaaaataattctggaaggacaagacaagacaatcaacacaataaccgtggatatcgatcatctgcaaatatggccgatgtttcacagttgaatacagaagaacagtcacctaattccattccaaatttttcttctgagcaaTTACGACAGATAGCACAAGCCTTATCTGCAATCAATCATCACCCTTCTGGTAATTCCGACAATCACGTCAATGTTGCAG gacttggctacggggaagatgattggctcgggtaa
- the LOC111808192 gene encoding AT-hook motif nuclear-localized protein 15-like, with protein sequence MANRWWGGIGNPTMIRLDSLSSFDPKNPEDENQEQQQQQQQQRDAKNEDHHGVKPKRRPRGRPPGSKNKPKPPIVITKHTPNALQSHVFEITTATDIAHSISTFAHRRHRGVSILSATGVVADVTLRQPAGVITLHERFEILSLSGAFLPTPSPHGATGLTVYLAGGHGRVVGGLVAGPLIAAGTVIVVAASFTNAMYERLPMEDDDEENAKEERQSEDHINANNSGGEASSSAAAAAASAASLPVYDLIPQTQMSQDMFWAPLPPPPPSY encoded by the coding sequence ATGGCGAATAGATGGTGGGGTGGAATTGGGAATCCTACAATGATACGGCTTGATTCTTTATCTTCCTTTGATCCTAAAAACCCAGAAGATGaaaaccaagaacaacaacaacaacagcagcAACAACGTGATGCTAAGAATGAAGATCATCATGGAGTCAAACCCAAGAGGCGGCCACGAGGGCGACCACCAGGCTCAAAAAACAAGCCAAAGCCACCTATTGTCATCACCAAACACACTCCCAACGCCCTACAAAGCCACGTCTTCGAAATCACTACTGCCACCGACATTGCCCACTCCATTTCCACCTTCGCTCACCGCCGTCACCGTGGAGTCTCCATTCTCAGCGCAACCGGTGTCGTCGCCGATGTCACTCTTCGCCAGCCCGCCGGCGTCATCACCCTCCACGAACGATTCGAGATCTTGTCTCTCTCCGGCGCTTTCCTTCCCACGCCCTCTCCCCACGGGGCTACCGGCTTGACCGTCTATCTCGCGGGCGGCCATGGCCGGGTCGTCGGTGGGCTGGTCGCCGGCCCCCTCATCGCCGCTGGTACCGTCATAGTGGTTGCAGCTTCATTTACGAACGCTATGTATGAAAGATTACCGATggaggatgatgatgaagagaaTGCAAAGGAAGAGAGGCAGTCGGAAGATCATATTAATGCAAATAATTCAGGGGGAGAAGCATCAtcatcagcagcagcagcagcagcatcagCAGCTTCGTTGCCAGTTTATGATTTGATTCCACAAACTCAAATGTCACAAGATATGTTTTGggctcctcttcctcctcctcctccatcttATTAA
- the LOC111808809 gene encoding ribulose bisphosphate carboxylase/oxygenase activase, chloroplastic-like, with protein MAAAVSTAGAVNGVSLSLNGAIAGASVQNSAFLGSSLKKANFRYPNSKVSSGRSLMKVVAVAEDIDEKKQTDKDRWKGLAYDISDDQQDITRGKGMVDSLFQAPTGAGTHDPVLSSYEYLSAGLRQYNLDNTVDGFYIAPAFMDKLVVHISKNFMKLPNIKVPLILGIWGGKGQGKSFQCELVFAKMGINPIMMSAGELESGNAGEPAKLIRQRYREAADIIKKGKMCVLFINDLDAGAGRLGGTTQYTVNNQMVNATLMNIADNPTNVQLPGMYNKEENPRVPIIVTGNDFSTLYAPLIRDGRMEKFYWAPTREDRIGVCSGIFRTDNVPKEDIIKLVDTFPGQSIDFFGALRARVYDDEVRKWAASVGVENISKRLVNSKEGPPTFEQPKMTLQKLLEYGNMLVQEQENVKRVQLADKYLSEAALGDANEDAIKSGAFYGKAAQQVHLPVPEGCTDPNAENYDPTARSDDGSCNYEL; from the exons ATGGCCGCCGCTGTCTCCACCGCCGGAGCCGTCAACGGAGTTTCG CTGAGTTTAAATGGCGCCATCGCTGGAGCTTCAGTTCAGAACTCTGCATTCTTAGGCAGCAGCTTGAAGAAAGCCAACTTCAGATACCCAAATTCCAAGGTCTCCTCAGGAAGAAGCTTGATGAAGGTAGTTGCTGTTGCTGAGGACATTGATGAAAAGAAGCAAACTGATAAGGATAGATGGAAGGGGCTTGCTTATGATATCTCTGACGATCAACAAGACATTACCAGAGGAAAGGGAATGGTCGACTCACTCTTCCAAGCTCCTACTGGAGCAGGAACTCATGACCCTGTTCTCAGTTCTTATGAATATTTAAGTGCTGGACTTCGTCA GTACAACTTAGACAACACTGTGGATGGCTTCTACATTGCTCCTGCCTTCATGGACAAACTAGTTGTTCATATCTCCAAGAATTTCATGAAGCTTCCCAACATCAAGGTTCCCCTGATTTTGGGTATCTGGGGAGGCAAAGGTCAAGGAAAATCCTTCCAGTGTGAGCTTGTCTTTGCCAAGATGGGAATCAA CCCCATTATGATGAGTGCAGGAGAACTGGAGAGTGGAAATGCAGGAGAACCAGCAAAATTGATTCGACAAAGGTACCGTGAAGCAGCAGACATAATCAAGAAGGGGAAAATGTGTGTCCTCTTCATTAACGATCTCGATGCAGGAGCTGGTCGTCTCGGCGGAACCACACAATACACTGTGAACAACCAGATGGTTAATGCTACCCTCATGAACATAGCTGATAACCCAACCAATGTCCAGCTCCCTGGTATGTACAACAAAGAGGAGAACCCTCGTGTTCCCATCATTGTCACGGGTAACGACTTCTCGACGTTGTATGCTCCTCTCATCCGTGATGGTCGTATGGAAAAATTCTACTGGGCACCTACTCGAGAAGATCGAATCGGTGTCTGCTCAGGAATCTTTAGGACTGACAATGTTCCCAAGGAAGACATCATCAAGCTTGTCGATACCTTCCCTGGCCAATCCATCG ATTTCTTTGGTGCCCTGAGAGCAAGGgtatatgatgatgaagtGAGGAAGTGGGCTGCTTCGGTCGGAGTAGAGAATATCTCCAAGAGGCTCGTCAACTCAAAGGAAGGACCACCGACATTCGAGCAGCCGAAGATGACCCTACAGAAGCTCCTTGAGTATGGAAACATGCTTGTTCAGGAGCAAGAGAACGTGAAGAGAGTCCAATTGGCTGATAAGTACCTGAGTGAGGCTGCTCTTGGTGATGCCAATGAAGACGCTATAAAAAGTGGAGCATTCTACG GCAAAGCCGCTCAGCAGGTACACCTTCCTGTCCCTGAAGGTTGCACAGACCCAAATGCAGAAAACTACGACCCAACAGCTAGGAGTGATGATGGAAGTTGCAATTATGAATTATAA
- the LOC111808808 gene encoding uncharacterized protein LOC111808808 yields the protein MNFGLQPVPITPQKHDPAWKHCQMFKNGDRVQLKCLYCHKLFKGGGIHRIKEHLAGRKGNASTCHSVPPEVQNLMQESLDGVMMKKKKRQKLDEEMTNVNAITGEVDAITNHMDMDSSFHLIEVADPVETSSGLLVNHEEGSSNKVGRKKGSKGKSSCVDRDMIVLPNGGGILDSNKLNNQVHMAIGRFLFDIGASLEAVNSAYFQPMIESIVSAGTGIIPPSYHDIRGWILKNSVEEVRSDFDRCKATWGDTGCSVMVDQWRTEAGRTMLIFLVYCPEGTVFLESVDASGIMDSPDLLYELFKKVVEQVGVKHVLQVITRFEENYAIAGRKLSDTYPTLYWTPCAASSVDLILGDIGNIEGVNTVIEQARSITRFVYNNTMVLSMVRRYTYGNDIIEPCTTRSATNFATLNRMVELKRCLQTMVTSQEWMDSPYSKRPGGLEMLDLISSESFWSSCNSIIRLTNPLLRVLRIAGSGKRPAMGYIYAAIYNAKLAIKTELVDRERYMVYWNIIDQRWEHHWHHPLHAAGFYLNPKFFYSIEGEMHSEIMSGMFDCIERLVSDTKIQDSIIKEMNLYKNADKDLGRKMAIRTRETLLPAEWWSTYGGRCKNLQSLATRILSQTCSSVGFQQNQILFDKLHDTRNHIEHQRLSDLVFVRFNLQLKQMAAKANEQHPVDPLSFDGLGIVDDWVWRRDLCAEDCGNLEWTILDNPPSSSTMLLPMNDDYDDLPAGFDDLEVFKRQRESEDDTIS from the exons ATGAACTTCGGTTTGCAACCAGTTCCTATAACGCCCCAAAAACACGACCCAGCATGGAAACACTGTCAAATGTTTAAGAATGGGGATAGAGTGCAGCTCAAATGTTTGTACTGTCACAAACTTTTTAAGGGTGGTGGGATTCATAGAATAAAAGAACACCTTGCTGGTCGAAAGGGTAATGCTTCTACTTGTCATAGTGTTCCTCCTGAGGTTCAGAATCTAATGCAAGAGAGCTTAGATGGGGttatgatgaagaagaagaaaagacagAAGCTTGATGAGGAGATGACTAATGTGAATGCCATCACCGGTGAGGTAGATGCAATTACCAATCATATGGATATGGATTCTAGTTTTCATTTGATTGAAGTTGCTGACCCAGTTGAAACCAGTTCAGGTTTGTTGGTCAATCACGAGGAAGGATCGAGTAATAAAGTGGGAAGGAAAAAGGGTAGTAAAGGTAAGAGTTCTTGCGTGGATAGAGATATGATTGTTCTTCCAAATGGTGGTGGTATATTAGATTCTAACAAGCTCAATAATCAAGTGCATATGGCAATTGGGCgatttttgtttgacattGGGGCATCTCTAGAAGCAGTGAACTCTGCCTATTTCCAGCCAATGATAGAATCAATTGTTTCAGCAGGTACTGGGATTATACCGCCCTCATACCATGATATCCGGGGTTGGATACTAAAGAATTCAGTGGAAGAAGTGAGGAGTGATTTTGATAGATGCAAAGCCACATGGGGCGACACCGGTTGTTCTGTCATGGTCGATCAATGGCGCACGGAAGCAGGTCGAACCATGCTGATTTTTTTGGTGTATTGCCCTGAGGGAACAGTGTTTTTGGAATCAGTGGATGCATCTGGAATTATGGATTCTCCAGATTTGCTTTACGAGTTATTCAAAAAGGTGGTTGAACAAGTAGGGGTGAAACATGTACTGCAGGTGATTACTAGGTTTGAAGAAAACTATGCTATTGCTGGTAGAAAGCTTTCTGATACATATCCAACCCTCTATTGGACCCCATGTGCTGCTAGTTCTGTGGATTTGATTCTTGGGGATATAGGGAACATTGAGGGTGTAAATACTGTTATTGAACAGGCTCGATCGATTACAAGATTTGTCTATAACAATACTATGGTTTTAAGCATGGTCAGAAGGTATACTTATGGGAATGATATCATAGAGCCTTGTACCACAAGATCTGCCACAAACTTCGCCACGTTGAACCGAATGGTTGAGCTGAAACGATGTCTGCAGACCATGGTTACTTCTCAAGAGTGGATGGACAGCCCATATTCAAAGAGGCCAGGGGGACTGGAAATGTTGGATTTAATCAGCAGTGAATCATTTTGGTCCTCGTGCAATTCAATTATTCGTTTGACAAACCCTTTATTGAGAGTTTTGAGAATAGCAGGTAGTGGGAAGAGGCCCGCAATGGGATACATTTATGCAGCAATATATAATGCTAAACTAGCTATTAAGACAGAACTTGTTGACAGAGAGCGTTACATGGTCTACTGGAACATTATAGATCAGAGATGGGAACACCATTGGCATCATCCTCTTCATGCCGCTGGATTCTACTTGAACCCCAAGTTCTTTTATAGCATTGAAGGAGAGATGCATAGTGAAATCATGTCAGGGATGTTTGATTGCATTGAAAGACTGGTTTCTGATACAAAGATTCAAGATagtataataaaagaaatgaactTGTACAAGAATGCTGATAAAGATTTGGGAAGAAAGATGGCCATCAGAACAAGAGAAACACTTCTTCCAG CTGAGTGGTGGTCTACATATGGAGGAAGATGCAAAAATTTACAAAGCTTGGCCACTCGAATTCTAAGTCAAACCTGCTCCTCGGTGGGGTTTCAGCAAAATCAAATCCTTTTTGATAAGTTACATGACACTAGGAATCACATTGAACATCAACGTCTTAGCGACCTTGTATTTGTGCGCTTCAACTTGCAACTTAAACAAAT GGCCGCTAAAGCCAATGAACAGCATCCGGTCGACCCCCTTTCGTTCGATGGGCTCGGTATTGTTGACGACTGGGTTTGGAGAAGGGATTTATGTGCAGAGGATTGCGGGAATCTGGAATGGACAATACTCGATAATCCTCCTTCCAGTTCCACTATGCTTTTACCCATGAATGATGACTATGATGACTTGCCTGCAG GGTTTGATGACTTGGAGGTTTTTAAAAGGCAGAGGGAGAGTGAAGATGACACTATTTCTTAA
- the LOC111808030 gene encoding aspartic proteinase PCS1-like encodes MAFFLRLLQLLICCVSFKQGLCFSATQTMVLPLKTQMGVTSRPSNKLSFHHNVTLTVSLTLGSPPQPVTMVLDTGSELSWLHCKKTPNLNSVFNPLSSSSYSPVPCASPVCRTRTRDLPNPVTCDPKKLCHVFVSYADASSLEGNLASDTFRVGSSAQPGTFFGCMDSGFSSNSEEDAKTTGLMGMNRGSLSFVTQLGLPKFSYCISGRDSSGVLLFGDVSLSWLGNLTYTPLVQMSTPLPYYDRVAYTVQLDGIRVGNKILALPKSIFAPDHTGAGQTMVDSGTQFTFLLGPVYTALKNEFLVQTKGILVPLGDPNFVFQGAMDLCYSVPEKQGKLPPLPVVSLMFRGAEMVVGGEVLMYKVPGMVRGGDQVHCLTFGNSDLLGIEAFVIGHHHQQNVWMEFDLAKSRVGFVETRCDLAGERLGLGP; translated from the coding sequence ATGGCCTTCTTCCTCCGCCTGCTGCAGCTTCTTATCTGCTGCGTCTCTTTCAAACAGGGCCTCTGTTTTTCTGCGACTCAGACCATGGTTTTGCCCCTCAAAACACAGATGGGTGTCACTTCTCGGCCTTCCAATAAGCTCAGTTTTCACCATAATGTCACTTTGACTGTTTCCTTAACGCTTGGCTCGCCTCCTCAACCCGTTACTATGGTTCTCGATACAGGGAGTGAACTCTCATGGCTTCACTGCAAAAAAACCCCAAATTTGAACTCTGTTTTTAACCcactttcttcctcttcttacTCGCCAGTCCCCTGTGCTTCCCCTGTTTGCCGGACCCGAACCCGAGATTTACCCAACCCGGTTACCTGCGACCCAAAGAAACTCTGCCACGTCTTTGTCTCTTATGCCGACGCCTCGTCGCTCGAGGGCAATCTCGCGTCGGATACGTTTCGAGTCGGGTCATCGGCTCAACCCGGAACTTTTTTTGGGTGTATGGATTCGGGTTTCAGTTCGAATTCGGAGGAGGACGCGAAGACCACTGGGCTGATGGGGATGAACAGGGGCTCGCTCTCGTTTGTCACCCAATTGGGTTTGCCCAAATTCTCTTATTGCATATCGGGTCGTGATTCTTCTGGGGTTCTGCTTTTCGGCGACGTGAGTCTTTCTTGGCTTGGGAATTTGACCTACACGCCTTTGGTTCAAATGTCTACGCCATTGCCGTATTACGACCGAGTAGCCTACACGGTCCAACTAGACGGAATCAGAGTAGGGAACAAAATTCTGGCACTCCCGAAGTCAATATTCGCACCGGATCACACCGGCGCCGGGCAAACCATGGTAGATTCAGGGACCCAGTTCACGTTTCTTCTGGGACCAGTGTACACGGCTTTAAAGAACGAGTTTCTGGTACAAACAAAGGGCATTTTGGTCCCACTGggtgatccaaatttcgtgtTTCAAGGAGCGATGGACTTGTGCTACAGTGTACCCGAGAAACAGGGGAAACTGCCGCCACTGCCGGTAGTGAGTCTGATGTTCCGTGGGGCGGAGATGGTGGTTGGCGGGGAGGTGCTAATGTATAAAGTACCGGGAATGGTGAGGGGTGGTGACCAAGTGCATTGCTTGACGTTTGGGAATTCGGATTTGTTAGGAATAGAAGCATTTGTGATTGGgcatcatcatcaacaaaaCGTGTGGATGGAATTCGACTTGGCGAAATCAAGGGTTGGATTTGTAGAGACGAGGTGTGATTTGGCGGGTGAGCGGCTGGGGCTGGGgccttaa